A window of Candidatus Bathyarchaeota archaeon contains these coding sequences:
- the acsC gene encoding acetyl-CoA decarbonylase/synthase complex subunit gamma, translated as MSEKKKAGLKELSPIDIYKLLPKINCKECGVDNCMAFAAKIVNREMTVDQCPPLLKKENEKSYAKLKELLKPAVKEVIVGVGDKAKKLGGKLVMYRHEFTYTNPTAIAIDVNDEMTEQEIVSRVQKTENFSFEYIGNTLKLDMVAVRCTSEDADKFKAAVKKVSETTTLPMILCTTSPVIAEAGLMAAPKARPLLYAANTTNWKDMAELALMYNCPLVASAPNDLNALVSLAKTLMAYGVSDIVLDPGTFVGDGLSDTINNFTMLRRAATKGGEELAGLPLMGVPMVAWVDKGDTADDLIKWREAYIASMLVVRYADVLVMHSDSGWSLLPTTVLRQNIYTDPRKPVAVAPGLKVFGTPDENSPVFFTSNFALTYYTVASDIESNKLNAYLIVVETEGSAIDSGVAGRKLTAERVADAIKQSGIESKVKHRKIIIPGKASRISGEIEELSGWKVQVGPRDSSEIPKYIIEKWQP; from the coding sequence ATGAGCGAGAAAAAGAAAGCTGGACTAAAAGAACTAAGCCCCATAGACATCTACAAGCTTCTTCCAAAAATTAACTGTAAAGAATGCGGCGTAGACAACTGCATGGCTTTTGCCGCAAAAATTGTCAACCGCGAAATGACTGTTGACCAATGTCCGCCGCTTCTCAAAAAAGAAAATGAGAAATCATACGCTAAACTAAAAGAACTCTTAAAGCCAGCCGTCAAAGAAGTCATCGTCGGTGTTGGTGACAAAGCAAAGAAACTCGGCGGCAAACTTGTCATGTACCGCCACGAATTCACTTACACGAACCCCACAGCCATAGCAATCGATGTAAACGATGAAATGACAGAACAAGAAATTGTCTCCCGAGTACAAAAAACAGAGAACTTTAGCTTCGAATACATCGGCAACACACTAAAACTCGATATGGTAGCGGTAAGATGCACTTCAGAAGACGCTGACAAATTCAAGGCAGCCGTAAAGAAAGTTTCAGAAACAACCACCCTGCCAATGATATTGTGCACCACAAGCCCAGTAATTGCTGAAGCAGGCTTAATGGCAGCACCAAAAGCAAGACCACTCCTCTACGCAGCCAACACAACCAACTGGAAAGACATGGCAGAACTAGCCCTAATGTACAACTGCCCACTAGTTGCTTCTGCACCAAACGACCTAAACGCGCTTGTGTCTTTGGCAAAAACCCTGATGGCTTACGGCGTCTCAGACATCGTTTTAGACCCAGGCACATTCGTAGGCGACGGCTTGAGCGACACAATCAACAACTTTACTATGTTACGTCGAGCAGCCACAAAAGGCGGCGAAGAACTCGCAGGCTTACCCCTGATGGGTGTCCCGATGGTTGCTTGGGTAGACAAAGGCGACACAGCAGACGACCTCATAAAATGGCGAGAAGCCTACATCGCTTCAATGCTTGTAGTCCGATATGCTGACGTGCTTGTCATGCATAGTGACAGCGGATGGTCCCTGCTTCCTACAACCGTGCTTCGCCAAAACATCTACACTGATCCACGCAAACCAGTCGCAGTCGCACCAGGACTCAAGGTGTTCGGAACTCCGGATGAGAATTCACCAGTGTTCTTCACATCAAACTTTGCCCTGACCTACTATACAGTCGCCTCAGACATTGAAAGCAACAAACTAAACGCCTACCTAATTGTCGTCGAAACAGAAGGCTCAGCCATCGACAGCGGAGTCGCAGGACGCAAACTCACAGCTGAACGCGTAGCAGACGCAATCAAACAAAGCGGCATCGAAAGCAAAGTTAAGCACCGCAAAATCATCATCCCAGGCAAAGCTTCACGCATCAGCGGCGAAATCGAAGAACTCAGCGGTTGGAAAGTCCAAGTTGGACCACGCGACAGCAGCGAGATACCAAAGTATATCATAGAGAAATGGCAACCATAA
- a CDS encoding flavodoxin domain-containing protein has translation MKTALIIYWSKTGNTEKVANAIKQGLEEANLQVTVKKPEEAEALDYFDYDLVCVGCPSYSWHPPEPMTNFLKKKFAEYRANGKIKPSAPKVQGKNALVFVTYSGPHTGIDEATPVGKDIRQYFEHIGFTVLDEWYVLSEFHGSLENSTLGRLGDIRGKPTAEQLQVIKDDSRRIGKII, from the coding sequence ATGAAAACTGCGTTGATAATCTACTGGTCAAAAACAGGTAACACAGAGAAAGTTGCCAACGCCATAAAGCAAGGCTTAGAAGAAGCAAACCTGCAAGTAACGGTCAAGAAACCTGAGGAAGCAGAGGCGCTGGATTACTTTGATTACGATTTAGTCTGCGTAGGTTGTCCCTCGTATTCTTGGCATCCGCCTGAACCGATGACTAATTTTCTGAAGAAAAAATTTGCTGAGTACCGAGCAAACGGAAAAATCAAGCCTTCAGCCCCAAAGGTTCAGGGAAAGAACGCTTTAGTCTTCGTGACTTATTCAGGACCGCATACAGGAATCGATGAGGCGACCCCCGTTGGCAAGGACATACGGCAATATTTTGAACACATAGGCTTTACTGTCCTTGACGAATGGTATGTTCTAAGCGAATTTCACGGCTCACTAGAGAACAGCACTTTAGGCAGATTAGGCGATATAAGGGGCAAACCAACTGCTGAGCAATTGCAAGTTATCAAAGATGATTCAAGACGTATCGGCAAAATCATCTAA
- the cdhC gene encoding CO dehydrogenase/CO-methylating acetyl-CoA synthase complex subunit beta has protein sequence MFKDIPVEVGVIFEGERIRRNDMQVELGGPTVKEKFELAKVKPMNEIEDGKITIIGPDIKDMKEGGAYPLGILVEAAGEKLDQGLEGVIERRIHGYLNYIEGFMHLNQRYDIWIRLGKKSFQKGLNSFEPIGKVLYRLFKTELPIIEKVQITFITDPAKLSELYPEAVQAYEARDAKARGLKDDEVDKFYGCALCQSFAPSHVCVITPQRYSNCGAISWFDGKASASIDPKGPVFAIERGELINAEKGEFSGVNEMAKKRSMGEVTKVWLYTAFDHPHTSCGCFEAVAFYIPEVDGLGVVHRSFKGQTVNGLPFSTLADSAAGGRQIDGFHGMSIEYMRSKKFFAADGGWNRVVWVPKEVKEKVKDFIPAELVDKVATEEDAKTVDELKAFLKAKNHPVVARWTAEEAPAEQAEAVQVTEEAAGTMMPVATAGTLPIMAGGFKIILKDAKIYANKVIIQTLEKDKR, from the coding sequence ATGTTTAAAGATATCCCAGTTGAAGTTGGCGTAATCTTCGAAGGCGAACGCATCAGAAGAAACGACATGCAAGTAGAACTCGGCGGTCCAACAGTCAAAGAAAAGTTTGAACTCGCCAAAGTAAAACCCATGAACGAAATCGAAGACGGAAAAATCACCATAATTGGTCCAGACATTAAGGACATGAAAGAAGGCGGCGCTTACCCCCTCGGTATCCTCGTTGAAGCGGCAGGCGAAAAGCTTGACCAAGGACTCGAAGGAGTCATTGAAAGACGCATCCACGGCTACCTAAACTACATTGAGGGCTTTATGCACCTAAACCAACGCTATGACATCTGGATACGCTTGGGCAAAAAATCATTCCAAAAAGGATTAAACAGTTTTGAACCAATCGGCAAAGTACTCTACCGCCTATTCAAAACCGAATTACCAATCATCGAAAAAGTACAAATCACCTTCATAACCGACCCCGCAAAACTATCTGAACTCTACCCTGAAGCAGTACAAGCATACGAAGCACGCGATGCAAAAGCCAGAGGCCTCAAAGACGACGAAGTTGACAAATTCTACGGCTGTGCACTGTGCCAATCATTCGCACCAAGCCACGTCTGCGTCATCACACCACAACGATACAGCAACTGCGGAGCCATCAGCTGGTTTGACGGAAAAGCCTCAGCAAGTATAGACCCCAAAGGTCCAGTGTTTGCAATTGAACGCGGAGAACTCATAAACGCAGAAAAAGGCGAATTCAGCGGCGTTAACGAAATGGCAAAGAAACGCAGCATGGGCGAAGTCACCAAAGTCTGGCTCTACACAGCGTTTGATCACCCGCACACCTCCTGCGGATGCTTCGAAGCAGTAGCCTTCTACATCCCAGAAGTTGATGGATTAGGCGTAGTTCACAGAAGCTTCAAAGGCCAAACTGTAAACGGTCTACCCTTCAGCACACTAGCAGACTCAGCAGCAGGCGGACGACAGATCGACGGATTCCACGGAATGAGTATCGAATACATGCGAAGCAAGAAATTCTTCGCTGCAGACGGCGGATGGAACCGAGTTGTTTGGGTACCTAAAGAAGTCAAAGAAAAAGTCAAAGACTTCATCCCAGCAGAACTCGTTGACAAAGTAGCAACAGAAGAAGATGCGAAAACCGTGGATGAACTCAAAGCTTTCCTAAAGGCAAAGAATCACCCAGTTGTAGCAAGATGGACAGCAGAAGAGGCACCAGCAGAACAAGCTGAAGCAGTCCAAGTCACAGAAGAAGCAGCAGGCACCATGATGCCAGTTGCAACAGCTGGAACGTTGCCAATAATGGCTGGCGGATTCAAAATCATACTCAAAGACGCAAAAATCTACGCTAACAAAGTCATAATTCAAACCCTTGAAAAAGACAAACGGTGA
- a CDS encoding AAA family ATPase → MKILVTIGRGGTGKSSFTALMAKCFIEAGHAPLLLVDADPDQNLAEMLGIDLKEAGKSTIAELLVSTFIEQGGTTVGVPPTQRIESRIWEKGLYESTNFDFLAVGTKWVEGCYCMPNSALKGALESLTKNYKYILVDSPAGLENLNRRITSNVDDVFDILDHSKKSMDHVKRAYKIAKEVDMKFKNFYLIGGYRFPAELGKTAEAELKFKYLGKIAADEQLDDYVLSGKSLLDLPKDNQAYLSVQKILKTLGYL, encoded by the coding sequence ATGAAGATTCTTGTTACGATTGGTCGTGGTGGAACAGGAAAATCAAGCTTCACCGCTCTCATGGCAAAATGCTTCATTGAAGCTGGACACGCACCTTTACTTTTAGTTGACGCTGACCCAGACCAGAACCTAGCCGAAATGCTTGGAATAGACCTCAAAGAAGCAGGAAAATCCACCATCGCCGAACTTCTAGTTAGCACATTTATCGAGCAAGGCGGAACCACTGTGGGTGTTCCCCCCACCCAACGCATCGAAAGCCGCATTTGGGAAAAAGGACTCTACGAAAGCACAAACTTTGACTTTCTTGCAGTCGGCACCAAATGGGTTGAAGGTTGCTACTGCATGCCAAACTCCGCTCTCAAAGGGGCGCTAGAATCGTTAACTAAAAACTACAAGTACATTCTTGTTGACTCGCCAGCTGGGCTTGAGAATCTTAATCGAAGAATCACCTCAAATGTTGATGATGTTTTTGATATTCTCGACCACTCGAAAAAGTCAATGGATCATGTCAAGAGAGCTTACAAAATAGCTAAAGAAGTTGACATGAAATTCAAGAATTTTTACTTAATAGGCGGCTACCGTTTTCCAGCAGAACTCGGCAAAACAGCTGAGGCAGAATTGAAATTCAAGTATTTGGGCAAAATCGCCGCGGATGAGCAGTTGGATGATTATGTTTTGTCTGGAAAGTCCCTGCTTGACTTGCCAAAAGATAACCAAGCGTACCTTTCAGTGCAAAAAATCCTCAAAACTCTAGGCTATTTGTAG
- a CDS encoding NifB/NifX family molybdenum-iron cluster-binding protein: MTKIVAIPVEDASGLEAKVAQHFGQAPYFASVKLNEQGQIVNVESHRNTGEHMGGTGHPHENLLSLKPNVIIAYAMGPGGLASFKNAGTMVLKAEGKTVKEVIDNFNSGKLQELTGGCPHAHEHHHSH, from the coding sequence ATGACAAAAATAGTTGCAATCCCAGTTGAAGATGCCTCTGGTTTAGAGGCAAAAGTGGCACAGCATTTTGGTCAAGCACCTTACTTTGCCTCAGTAAAATTAAACGAGCAAGGGCAAATTGTAAACGTTGAAAGCCATAGAAACACTGGTGAACACATGGGAGGAACAGGGCATCCGCACGAGAACCTGCTATCTCTTAAACCAAATGTAATAATTGCGTACGCAATGGGTCCTGGCGGCCTGGCAAGTTTCAAAAACGCAGGAACTATGGTGCTTAAAGCGGAGGGAAAAACGGTCAAAGAAGTGATTGATAATTTCAATAGTGGTAAACTGCAAGAGTTGACTGGTGGTTGTCCACATGCGCATGAGCATCATCACTCACATTAA
- the cdhB gene encoding CO dehydrogenase/acetyl-CoA synthase complex subunit epsilon — MSCEPWQCAEIATSKKANPIQKPEIAVAMIKKASRPLLIVGSNVTERWMEGKQAIEYIIDLAKASKVPVVATAHMVGEFLKRGYEPAAFMNAMEIGQRVGDPSWQGVDGKGHPDLVMMVGMPYYMQALILAGLKHFAPDLKTMTLDNLFHVHASWSFPNATLEEWANNLKVMTSKFEGGQ, encoded by the coding sequence ATGTCTTGTGAACCATGGCAATGTGCAGAAATAGCCACATCTAAAAAAGCAAACCCAATCCAAAAACCCGAGATAGCTGTAGCAATGATTAAAAAAGCTTCCCGCCCTCTCCTTATTGTGGGAAGCAACGTTACTGAACGTTGGATGGAAGGCAAACAAGCAATCGAATACATCATCGATTTGGCAAAGGCATCTAAAGTTCCAGTTGTCGCAACAGCTCACATGGTCGGCGAATTCCTCAAACGCGGATACGAACCAGCAGCATTCATGAATGCAATGGAAATCGGTCAACGCGTCGGTGACCCCTCATGGCAGGGGGTTGACGGTAAAGGTCACCCAGACCTTGTTATGATGGTTGGCATGCCCTATTACATGCAAGCGCTAATCCTTGCAGGGCTCAAACACTTTGCACCAGACCTCAAAACCATGACGCTTGACAACCTGTTTCATGTGCATGCAAGCTGGTCTTTCCCAAATGCCACACTTGAAGAGTGGGCAAACAATCTCAAAGTCATGACTTCAAAATTTGAAGGAGGACAATAA
- the cdhD gene encoding CO dehydrogenase/acetyl-CoA synthase subunit delta, whose protein sequence is MTHHDKDKKKDDEGLQLSNELMEALARFKKIELEDFEMDVKDLEIIFEPGMAGQIMPKLKLPAAVAGGKPVSMLQAAFLPPIETYPNAITEVKLGATKKEGGTRGRTLTIGGEVSPAFYTFEKPLTHKPVVTLDVFDMEVPLSKAVKMHVKDVVGDPAAWAKLAVEKFGADMVTVHLISIDPLLKDAKPQEAVKTVEKILQAVDVPLVIGGCGDPVKDADVFEAICEAFPGERFLISSVTRDMDVERCAKFIKKAGHAVLSFTPMDLNLARELNRRLYDYLGREDIVMDLTTAALGYGLDYAFTNMERARLGGLMGDLELAHPMSSGTTNAWAAREAWLKMSAEWEPRELRGPLWEVTTALTLLLAGVDLFMMMHPAAVKTLKDVTNYLTSGKKADPAKYADWLKVKA, encoded by the coding sequence TTGACTCACCATGACAAAGACAAAAAGAAAGACGATGAGGGGCTACAGCTAAGCAACGAGCTGATGGAAGCGCTCGCAAGATTCAAGAAAATCGAGCTTGAAGATTTCGAGATGGATGTCAAAGACTTAGAAATCATCTTTGAGCCCGGCATGGCAGGGCAAATCATGCCTAAACTCAAGCTTCCAGCAGCAGTAGCAGGCGGCAAACCCGTCAGCATGTTGCAAGCAGCTTTCCTGCCTCCAATCGAAACCTACCCCAACGCAATTACTGAAGTAAAACTTGGCGCAACCAAAAAAGAAGGCGGCACACGAGGGCGCACTCTAACCATAGGCGGAGAAGTTTCTCCCGCTTTCTACACTTTTGAAAAACCACTAACCCACAAACCAGTAGTCACCCTTGACGTTTTCGACATGGAAGTCCCATTAAGCAAAGCCGTTAAAATGCACGTTAAAGACGTGGTTGGCGACCCAGCAGCATGGGCAAAACTCGCAGTTGAAAAATTCGGCGCAGACATGGTTACAGTTCACTTAATCAGCATTGACCCCTTACTCAAAGATGCTAAGCCACAAGAAGCAGTCAAAACCGTGGAGAAAATTCTGCAAGCCGTTGACGTACCGCTCGTAATTGGCGGATGCGGTGACCCAGTTAAAGACGCAGATGTTTTCGAAGCAATCTGTGAAGCTTTCCCAGGCGAACGTTTCCTTATCAGTTCAGTTACACGTGACATGGATGTTGAACGCTGTGCTAAATTCATCAAAAAAGCAGGACACGCAGTGCTATCCTTTACTCCGATGGACCTGAACTTGGCACGTGAACTAAACAGGCGCCTATACGATTACCTCGGCAGGGAAGACATCGTTATGGACTTAACCACTGCAGCATTAGGCTACGGCTTAGACTACGCATTCACAAACATGGAACGCGCACGCTTAGGTGGCTTAATGGGCGACCTAGAATTGGCACACCCCATGTCTTCAGGCACAACGAACGCTTGGGCGGCCCGTGAAGCTTGGCTGAAAATGTCCGCTGAATGGGAACCACGCGAACTCAGAGGCCCACTTTGGGAAGTAACCACAGCCCTAACGCTTCTGCTTGCTGGCGTTGACTTATTCATGATGATGCACCCTGCAGCCGTCAAGACCCTAAAAGACGTAACTAACTACTTGACAAGCGGCAAAAAGGCTGACCCAGCCAAATATGCTGATTGGCTTAAGGTAAAAGCATAA
- a CDS encoding Lrp/AsnC family transcriptional regulator, giving the protein MDDVDRKIISQLQADGRTTLEDLAKITGFTSMGTKKRLERLIKKGVIKVSALVNPGALKLHPAIVMLEMESAEAMQELLNRFEQCPRVVQIFKTVGGYNLIALVIAETQETLESISMEKCSLRCSRGIRRSEFYPVSETYFSPFLQIRENLAHKEKKVTPCNVECDPCNRFETQKCVGCPTTSQYKGSL; this is encoded by the coding sequence ATGGATGATGTTGACCGAAAAATAATCAGCCAACTTCAAGCTGACGGAAGAACAACCCTTGAAGATTTAGCAAAAATCACAGGCTTCACAAGCATGGGAACAAAGAAAAGACTAGAACGACTCATAAAAAAAGGAGTCATCAAAGTCTCTGCTTTAGTAAACCCCGGCGCCCTTAAACTTCACCCTGCGATAGTTATGCTTGAAATGGAAAGCGCTGAGGCAATGCAGGAACTACTCAACAGATTTGAACAGTGTCCTAGAGTGGTTCAGATTTTCAAGACAGTGGGCGGTTACAATCTAATAGCGCTTGTCATTGCGGAAACTCAAGAAACCCTAGAGAGCATATCCATGGAGAAATGTTCCCTTCGATGCAGTAGGGGTATTCGCCGCTCAGAGTTTTATCCCGTGAGCGAAACATACTTTTCACCGTTCCTTCAGATAAGAGAAAACCTAGCCCACAAAGAAAAAAAAGTCACGCCTTGCAACGTTGAATGTGACCCGTGCAACCGATTTGAAACTCAAAAATGCGTAGGATGCCCAACCACAAGCCAATACAAAGGCTCTCTATAA
- the cdhA gene encoding CO dehydrogenase/acetyl-CoA synthase complex subunit alpha, with amino-acid sequence MTTKNVHVKVDEMKTNAGLIKNLELSIGKVIKDNYTEPMGPTPKPSITTLRDWDMKLLNKYKPFYMPDCDSCCLCTFGKCDLTAGKRGACGLDIAAQSSRIVMIACAIGAACHTAHSRHLVNHLIEKYGRRYPLDVGGLNVKVEAPVSRLVTGVKPETLGDLDDILTYTEEEITQILATAHTGQEASPLDFESKAFHIGMVDHVGMEVGDIAQISVFGYPKADPEAPLVKLGIGSVDRTKPVIMCIGHNVVPSVGIIDYAKDTKVDEKIEVVGLCCTAHDMTRYYNRARVVGPISWELRFIRAGLADVIVLDEQCIRTDVADEAAKVNAPVIAASEKNCVGFKNRTNDPADEIVNDLVSGKVKGVLILDPEKVGEVAVRVAQKVAPIRKRKNVLPSIEELIQIAKTCTQCKQCQRNCPQDYAIPAAMKAAAAGDLSLLTDLYEMCIGCGRCEEACPQKIMIHSLIVKAGEKSMECEDNLCRSGRGAVSDVEIRNVGSPIVLGEIPGIVAIVGCSNYPKGGKDVYDIAREFALRRYIVALSGCSAMSAGSYRNSEGKTLYEEFPGEFTAGGVLNVGSCVANSHIAGAAIKVANIFAKRPLRGNYEEIADYIHNRLGAVGLAWGAYSQKAAAIGAGFWRLGIPVLVGPHGSKYRRMLLGRKEDPSNWEVLDARTGNKVNVGPAPEHLFNVVETKEECMVAIAKLCIRPNDTWKGRSIKLSHYVDLSKRYLGVMPNDLHLYVRTMADVPMTMKDEFVKILEANNWKETVIPDPTLLPRMVRTMKE; translated from the coding sequence TTGACTACTAAAAACGTCCACGTAAAAGTTGATGAAATGAAGACCAACGCTGGTCTCATAAAAAATCTTGAATTATCCATAGGCAAAGTTATCAAAGACAATTATACTGAGCCAATGGGTCCAACCCCGAAGCCCTCCATAACCACCCTGCGAGATTGGGACATGAAACTCCTCAACAAGTACAAGCCCTTCTACATGCCCGACTGCGACTCTTGCTGTCTGTGTACTTTTGGAAAATGTGATTTGACAGCTGGAAAACGCGGAGCATGCGGCTTAGACATAGCAGCCCAATCTTCACGTATTGTTATGATTGCTTGCGCAATTGGAGCAGCATGCCACACAGCACACTCACGTCACCTAGTAAACCACTTAATTGAAAAATATGGCCGCAGATACCCCTTAGACGTCGGCGGTCTAAACGTGAAGGTTGAAGCACCAGTTAGTCGCCTTGTCACTGGTGTAAAGCCTGAAACACTCGGCGACTTGGATGATATTTTAACATATACAGAAGAAGAAATTACCCAGATTCTTGCAACTGCACACACAGGTCAAGAAGCCAGCCCATTAGACTTTGAATCCAAAGCATTCCACATCGGTATGGTTGACCACGTAGGCATGGAAGTAGGAGACATCGCGCAAATTTCCGTTTTTGGCTATCCAAAAGCAGACCCTGAAGCACCACTAGTTAAACTCGGCATCGGCAGCGTAGACCGAACAAAACCAGTTATCATGTGCATCGGTCACAACGTTGTTCCATCCGTTGGCATAATCGACTACGCAAAAGATACTAAAGTCGACGAGAAAATCGAAGTAGTCGGCTTATGTTGCACCGCTCATGACATGACACGATATTACAATCGTGCCAGAGTTGTCGGTCCAATCAGCTGGGAGCTAAGGTTTATCCGCGCTGGTCTGGCCGACGTGATAGTGTTAGATGAGCAATGTATCCGAACAGATGTTGCTGATGAAGCGGCAAAAGTTAATGCTCCAGTAATTGCGGCGTCAGAAAAGAACTGTGTCGGTTTTAAGAACCGTACAAATGACCCAGCAGACGAAATAGTTAATGACCTCGTAAGCGGCAAAGTCAAAGGCGTGCTAATTCTTGACCCAGAAAAAGTCGGCGAAGTCGCAGTCCGCGTAGCACAAAAAGTTGCTCCTATCCGCAAGAGAAAGAATGTTCTCCCAAGCATAGAGGAACTCATACAAATCGCAAAGACCTGCACGCAATGCAAGCAATGTCAACGCAACTGTCCACAGGACTACGCCATTCCAGCAGCCATGAAAGCGGCAGCAGCAGGTGACTTATCACTTTTAACCGACCTCTACGAGATGTGTATCGGGTGCGGAAGATGCGAAGAAGCATGCCCACAGAAAATCATGATACACAGCCTCATCGTTAAAGCAGGCGAAAAATCCATGGAATGCGAAGACAACCTGTGCCGCTCTGGCAGAGGCGCAGTCTCAGACGTTGAAATCCGCAATGTCGGTAGCCCAATCGTTCTCGGAGAAATTCCAGGCATCGTCGCCATAGTCGGTTGCAGTAACTATCCAAAAGGCGGCAAAGATGTCTACGACATCGCCCGCGAATTCGCCCTTAGACGATACATCGTTGCGCTCTCAGGTTGCTCAGCCATGTCCGCTGGCAGCTACCGCAACAGCGAAGGCAAAACCCTCTATGAAGAATTCCCAGGCGAATTCACCGCTGGAGGAGTCCTCAATGTCGGCTCATGCGTTGCAAACAGCCACATTGCAGGTGCAGCCATCAAAGTAGCAAACATCTTTGCAAAGCGTCCACTCAGAGGTAATTACGAAGAAATTGCAGACTACATCCACAACCGCCTTGGCGCAGTCGGCTTGGCTTGGGGTGCATACTCACAGAAAGCCGCCGCAATCGGCGCAGGATTCTGGCGCTTAGGCATACCCGTTCTCGTCGGTCCACACGGCAGCAAATATCGTCGCATGCTCCTTGGCAGAAAAGAAGACCCATCAAACTGGGAAGTTCTCGATGCACGTACAGGTAACAAAGTTAACGTTGGTCCAGCACCAGAACACCTTTTTAACGTAGTCGAAACCAAAGAAGAATGTATGGTTGCCATCGCAAAACTCTGCATCAGACCAAACGACACTTGGAAAGGACGCAGCATAAAACTAAGCCACTACGTAGACCTGAGCAAACGCTACTTAGGCGTCATGCCAAATGACCTGCACCTGTACGTGAGAACAATGGCTGATGTCCCAATGACTATGAAAGACGAATTCGTCAAGATACTGGAAGCAAACAACTGGAAAGAAACAGTAATTCCGGACCCGACCCTGCTTCCAAGAATGGTCCGAACAATGAAGGAGTGA
- a CDS encoding amidophosphoribosyltransferase has product MDLVPRLKSKAIQEWFARLPGSIGIGNVRYTTSGKCDDTSILQGTQPVTASSDGIKLALSFNGNIVNTLPLKKEMTQNFPDFLYNCDSDIVCHKMLLALKQGKDLASAARIVMESLDGAFSVTGITGDDEFFAFKDAHGIKPLCAGHDPQGATYAFSSETVSLDMNGFERDFELKPGELVTVSQDGFKRIQIIENPREAFCAFEYAYFARPDSRFNGKYVYEIREDYGRNLVKEYPDVVKECDIILSVPETGDDPAMGVHEASGLRWERASRRHRYVTERAFILLNMERYSTIDKKINILGSKVKGKNVIVTEDSVVRGDTTKVIIEKMRKAGAKKVYLFVTFPRIIGPCFYGIDMSTYGQLVGSKHSPEEIAEIIGADGVCYQSVEGLVSASGQTKDQLCLACVTGEYPTPCAQKMADAMKKRFLDGYEETTRIYESEDVQP; this is encoded by the coding sequence TTGGACCTAGTTCCACGACTAAAAAGCAAAGCCATACAGGAATGGTTCGCGCGTCTACCAGGCTCAATCGGAATCGGCAACGTCAGGTACACAACCTCAGGCAAATGCGACGACACATCCATACTGCAGGGAACTCAGCCAGTCACTGCCTCCTCAGACGGCATAAAACTCGCGCTCTCCTTCAACGGCAACATCGTCAACACTTTGCCGCTGAAAAAAGAAATGACCCAAAACTTCCCAGACTTCCTCTACAACTGCGACTCCGACATTGTGTGCCACAAAATGTTGCTCGCCTTAAAACAGGGCAAAGACTTAGCTTCTGCTGCACGCATAGTGATGGAAAGTTTAGACGGAGCTTTTTCAGTAACAGGCATAACAGGCGACGATGAATTTTTTGCTTTCAAAGACGCCCATGGAATAAAACCCCTCTGTGCTGGGCATGACCCGCAGGGGGCAACCTACGCTTTCTCCTCTGAAACCGTGAGCCTTGACATGAATGGGTTTGAGCGCGACTTCGAGCTCAAGCCAGGCGAACTCGTAACTGTTTCGCAAGACGGTTTCAAACGTATTCAAATCATCGAAAATCCCCGCGAAGCTTTTTGTGCTTTTGAATACGCTTATTTTGCCCGACCTGACTCAAGATTTAACGGTAAGTACGTTTATGAAATTCGAGAAGATTATGGACGAAATCTAGTCAAAGAGTACCCTGACGTGGTCAAGGAATGTGACATAATTTTATCGGTTCCTGAGACTGGGGATGACCCAGCCATGGGGGTACACGAAGCATCGGGTTTACGGTGGGAACGCGCCTCCCGGCGTCACCGTTACGTAACAGAACGAGCTTTCATACTGTTAAACATGGAGCGCTACTCTACTATTGATAAGAAAATTAACATTTTAGGCTCCAAAGTAAAAGGCAAAAACGTCATAGTGACTGAGGATAGCGTTGTCCGTGGAGACACAACAAAAGTTATAATCGAAAAGATGCGCAAGGCAGGTGCCAAAAAAGTCTACCTATTCGTCACTTTCCCTCGCATCATCGGACCATGCTTCTATGGTATTGACATGTCTACTTACGGGCAGCTTGTCGGCTCAAAACATTCGCCTGAAGAAATCGCCGAAATTATTGGTGCAGACGGCGTTTGTTATCAATCTGTCGAAGGGCTGGTTAGTGCTTCAGGTCAAACAAAAGACCAGCTTTGCTTAGCTTGCGTTACAGGTGAGTACCCGACGCCGTGTGCTCAAAAAATGGCTGACGCCATGAAGAAACGGTTCCTTGACGGCTATGAAGAAACAACCCGAATATACGAGTCCGAAGACGTTCAGCCGTAA